The Amycolatopsis sp. 195334CR genome window below encodes:
- a CDS encoding tetratricopeptide repeat protein has product MTEPEQDRLAPAKMWLEQGRYDRALAELDGFRWRDEVDSTYLRALALWMNDQDADAVKAASAGIRRFGPHAPLLSVLGQAYHSLGKLPKAERALLDALALSPDDTHLLCAYARVCIDAGQLQKAADLLDRATPAADVTRRTRDLLLRAKAADEEEQRVERHPLLRPLAPLNRFGPIKTWVGVIVVIFCLRMFGLTPLAVLLGVAWFAYALYSWFAPTLVRRMVRRKLGH; this is encoded by the coding sequence GTGACCGAACCCGAGCAGGATCGGCTCGCCCCCGCGAAAATGTGGCTCGAACAGGGCCGGTACGACCGCGCGCTGGCCGAGCTGGACGGTTTCCGCTGGCGCGACGAGGTCGACTCCACCTATCTGCGCGCGCTGGCGCTCTGGATGAACGACCAGGACGCCGACGCCGTCAAAGCGGCTTCCGCGGGGATAAGACGGTTCGGCCCGCACGCGCCGCTGCTCAGCGTGCTCGGGCAGGCGTACCACTCGCTCGGCAAGCTGCCGAAGGCCGAACGCGCCCTGCTGGACGCGCTCGCGCTCAGCCCGGACGACACCCACCTGCTCTGCGCCTACGCCCGTGTCTGCATCGACGCTGGTCAGCTGCAGAAAGCCGCCGACCTGCTGGACCGCGCCACCCCGGCCGCCGACGTCACCCGCCGCACCCGTGACCTGCTTCTGCGGGCAAAAGCAGCCGACGAGGAGGAGCAGCGGGTGGAGCGGCACCCGCTGTTGCGGCCGCTCGCGCCGCTCAACCGGTTCGGGCCGATCAAGACCTGGGTCGGGGTCATCGTGGTGATCTTCTGCCTGCGCATGTTCGGCCTGACCCCGCTCGCGGTCCTGCTCGGCGTCGCCTGGTTCGCCTACGCGCTCTACTCCTGGTTCGCGCCGACGCTGGTTCGCCGGATGGTCCGTCGTAAACTAGGTCACTAA
- a CDS encoding C40 family peptidase, translating to MANRLHRFLAGAGGRALVAVPLVGALAIGGYLLAEPESAQPVPQAAAPNPVGGGAVPAGPSTLRETAPVEAVTPAAAPNELDVWVAKLAGPLDIPPQALAAYATGELKLREERPDCHLTWVTLAGMGKAEHNHRGGSADGAIAAGRKLCDKGVDLNTGWWKAVGAYSATDGELFRQKALGNAQLYATLSLNPELATAPTTRATRFALDQIGLPYVWGGNGPDAGAAGFDCSGLTKAAYDSAGVELPRTADSQFRALGASAAEPSLGDLVFYGHGRIHHVGMYVGNGLMVNAPTEGQAIQLHSYRTRGDDYAGAARPR from the coding sequence GTGGCGAATCGACTCCACCGCTTTCTCGCGGGCGCGGGCGGGCGGGCACTGGTGGCAGTTCCGCTGGTCGGCGCGCTGGCGATCGGCGGGTACCTGCTGGCCGAACCCGAGTCGGCGCAACCGGTGCCGCAGGCGGCCGCGCCGAACCCGGTCGGTGGTGGCGCGGTGCCCGCCGGGCCGTCGACGCTGCGCGAGACCGCGCCGGTGGAAGCCGTGACACCCGCCGCGGCGCCGAACGAACTGGACGTCTGGGTGGCCAAGCTGGCCGGACCGCTGGACATCCCGCCGCAGGCGCTGGCCGCGTACGCCACCGGTGAGCTGAAGCTGCGCGAGGAACGGCCGGACTGCCACCTCACCTGGGTCACGCTGGCCGGGATGGGCAAGGCGGAGCACAACCACCGCGGGGGTTCCGCCGACGGCGCGATCGCCGCCGGGCGCAAGCTGTGCGACAAGGGCGTCGACCTGAACACCGGCTGGTGGAAGGCGGTCGGCGCGTACTCCGCCACCGACGGCGAACTCTTCCGCCAGAAGGCGCTCGGCAACGCGCAGCTCTACGCCACGCTCTCGCTGAACCCGGAACTCGCGACGGCCCCGACCACCCGCGCCACCCGGTTCGCGCTCGACCAGATCGGCCTGCCGTACGTGTGGGGCGGCAACGGGCCGGACGCCGGGGCAGCCGGTTTCGACTGCTCGGGGCTGACCAAAGCCGCCTACGACAGCGCGGGTGTGGAGCTGCCGCGCACGGCCGACAGCCAGTTCCGCGCGCTCGGCGCGTCGGCGGCGGAGCCTTCGCTCGGCGACCTGGTGTTCTACGGGCACGGGCGGATCCACCACGTCGGCATGTACGTGGGCAACGGGCTGATGGTGAACGCGCCGACCGAAGGCCAGGCCATCCAGCTGCACAGCTACCGCACCCGCGGCGACGACTACGCCGGGGCCGCGCGCCCGCGGTAA
- a CDS encoding epoxide hydrolase family protein, whose amino-acid sequence MSTESKPFRIEIPQADLDDLRERLARTRWPRQLPGGEWSRGIPVAYLRELAEYWRDGFDWRAQEAKFNEFPQFLTEIDGQPIHFFHLRSAKPDALPLLLTHSWPNSFAEFGEVLGPLSEDFHVVAPSLPGFGFSPLVEPEWDVEKVARTWAKLMSRLGYERYGAHGNDAGALVSPQLAVVDTEHVAGVHITGGLGITQEMMAEWGVGGSGYAEYLAARPQTLAYGWHDSPVAQLAYLVERFKEFDGWHQAGSTEPIERDRILTNASVYWLTETGASSAWPYYTGSAGMPIDQALVPTGVSHGGPDELRQVAAANNHIVHWENRDAGGSHMIAMANPASIVTDLREFFGGLG is encoded by the coding sequence ATGAGCACCGAGAGCAAGCCCTTCCGCATCGAAATCCCGCAGGCCGACCTCGACGACCTGCGCGAACGCCTGGCCCGCACGCGCTGGCCGCGCCAGCTGCCCGGCGGCGAGTGGAGCCGGGGCATCCCGGTCGCCTACCTCCGCGAACTGGCCGAATACTGGCGCGATGGCTTCGACTGGCGGGCCCAGGAGGCGAAGTTCAACGAGTTCCCGCAGTTCCTGACCGAAATCGACGGCCAGCCGATCCACTTCTTCCACCTCCGCTCGGCCAAGCCGGACGCGCTCCCGCTGCTGCTCACCCACAGCTGGCCGAACTCGTTCGCGGAGTTCGGCGAGGTGCTCGGGCCGCTGTCGGAGGACTTCCACGTGGTCGCGCCCTCGCTGCCCGGCTTCGGCTTCTCGCCGCTCGTCGAACCCGAATGGGACGTCGAGAAAGTGGCGCGGACCTGGGCGAAGCTGATGAGCCGCCTCGGTTACGAGCGCTACGGCGCCCACGGCAACGACGCCGGCGCGCTGGTGTCGCCGCAGCTCGCGGTGGTCGACACCGAGCACGTGGCCGGCGTGCACATCACCGGCGGCCTGGGCATCACGCAGGAAATGATGGCCGAGTGGGGCGTCGGCGGCAGTGGGTACGCCGAGTACCTCGCGGCCAGGCCGCAAACGCTTGCGTACGGCTGGCACGATTCGCCGGTCGCGCAGCTGGCCTACCTGGTCGAGCGGTTCAAGGAGTTCGACGGCTGGCACCAGGCGGGCAGCACCGAGCCGATCGAGCGCGACCGGATCCTGACCAACGCGAGCGTCTACTGGCTGACCGAGACCGGCGCGAGCTCGGCGTGGCCGTACTACACGGGTTCGGCGGGCATGCCGATCGACCAGGCGCTGGTCCCGACGGGCGTCTCCCACGGCGGACCCGACGAGCTCCGCCAGGTCGCCGCGGCGAACAACCACATCGTGCACTGGGAGAACCGGGACGCCGGGGGCAGCCACATGATCGCCATGGCCAACCCGGCTTCGATCGTCACCGACCTGCGCGAGTTCTTCGGCGGACTCGGCTAG
- a CDS encoding PadR family transcriptional regulator: MGAKLTPLAVAVLSLLHEKTMHPYEMAQLMRERFTDHHVKVKAGSLYHTVDRLAAAELIEVVGTQRDGKRPERTVYGITPAGRDAVLERARAMLSTPAEEYPEFVNGLSLIDELGAEEAIVELRRRELELATGVAADQVILAKLHEQQVAGVHQLHWRYSAARREFELEWTRQLIDDLKHGRISWHEDKPALTLLTEDGSGAQNG, from the coding sequence ATGGGCGCCAAGCTCACCCCGCTGGCCGTCGCGGTGCTCTCGCTGCTCCACGAGAAGACGATGCACCCGTACGAGATGGCCCAGCTCATGCGCGAGCGCTTCACCGACCACCACGTCAAGGTGAAGGCCGGCTCGCTCTACCACACCGTCGACCGGCTCGCGGCCGCCGAACTGATCGAGGTCGTCGGCACGCAGCGCGACGGCAAACGCCCCGAACGCACCGTCTACGGGATCACCCCCGCCGGGCGCGACGCAGTGCTCGAACGCGCCCGCGCCATGTTGAGCACCCCGGCCGAGGAGTACCCCGAGTTCGTCAATGGCCTCTCCCTCATCGACGAGCTCGGCGCCGAAGAGGCCATCGTCGAGCTGCGGCGCCGCGAGCTGGAGCTGGCCACCGGCGTCGCCGCCGACCAGGTGATCCTGGCCAAGCTGCACGAGCAGCAGGTCGCCGGCGTGCACCAGCTCCACTGGCGGTACTCCGCCGCCCGCCGCGAGTTCGAGCTGGAGTGGACCCGGCAGCTGATCGACGACCTGAAGCACGGGCGCATCTCCTGGCACGAGGACAAACCCGCGCTGACCCTGCTCACCGAGGACGGTTCCGGTGCCCAGAACGGCTAA
- a CDS encoding acyl-CoA carboxylase subunit beta yields MSSATEPVGTPPSEEPDIHTTAGKLGDLYRRYDEAVHAGSARAVERQHAKGKKTARERIDLLLDPGSFIELDELARHRSTNFGQDRNRPYGDGVVTGYGTVDGRPVCVFSQDVTVFGGSLGEVYGEKIVKVMDLAIKTGRPIIGINEGGGARIQEGVVSLGLYGEIFTRNVKASGVVPQISLIMGANAGGHVYSPALTDFVVMVDQTSQMFITGPDVVKTVTGEEVTLEELGGARTHNTKSGNAHYMGSDDEDAIAYVKELLSYLPANNLSEAPVFEAPQPTGESIHDEVTDSDRELNELIPDSVNQPYDMHEVITRVLDDGEFLEVQELFAPNIIVGFGRVSGQSVGIVANQPTQFAGCLDIDASEKAARFVRTCDAFNVPVLTFVDVPGFLPGTDQEWNGIIRRGAKLIYAYAEATVPLITVITRKAYGGAYDVMGSKHLGADLNLAWPTAQIAVMGAQGAANIVHRKTLAEEAAKENGDVDGLRAKLIQEYEDTLCNPYVAAERGYVDSVIVPAHTRSHLARALRLLNDKRETLPPKKHGNIPL; encoded by the coding sequence ATGAGCAGTGCGACGGAGCCTGTCGGGACGCCCCCGAGCGAAGAACCGGACATCCACACCACCGCCGGCAAGCTCGGCGACCTGTACCGGCGCTACGACGAAGCGGTGCACGCCGGCTCGGCGCGCGCGGTCGAGCGCCAGCACGCCAAGGGCAAGAAAACCGCCCGCGAGCGCATCGACCTCCTGCTCGACCCCGGCTCGTTCATCGAGCTGGACGAGCTGGCCCGGCACCGCTCGACCAACTTCGGCCAGGACCGCAACCGCCCCTACGGCGACGGCGTGGTGACCGGCTACGGCACCGTCGACGGCCGCCCGGTCTGCGTGTTCAGCCAGGACGTCACCGTCTTCGGCGGCTCGCTCGGCGAGGTCTACGGCGAGAAGATCGTCAAGGTGATGGACCTGGCGATCAAGACCGGCCGCCCGATCATCGGCATCAACGAGGGCGGTGGCGCGCGCATCCAGGAGGGCGTGGTCTCGCTCGGCCTCTACGGCGAGATCTTCACCCGCAACGTCAAGGCCTCCGGCGTGGTCCCGCAGATCTCGCTGATCATGGGCGCGAACGCGGGCGGGCACGTCTACTCCCCGGCGCTGACCGACTTCGTGGTGATGGTCGACCAGACCTCGCAGATGTTCATCACCGGCCCGGACGTGGTCAAGACGGTGACCGGCGAGGAGGTGACGCTGGAGGAACTCGGCGGCGCCCGCACGCACAACACCAAGTCCGGCAACGCGCACTACATGGGTTCCGACGACGAGGACGCCATCGCCTACGTCAAGGAACTGCTGTCCTACCTCCCGGCGAACAACCTCTCCGAGGCGCCGGTGTTCGAGGCCCCGCAGCCGACCGGCGAGTCGATCCACGACGAGGTCACCGACTCCGACCGCGAGCTGAACGAGCTGATCCCGGACTCGGTGAACCAGCCGTACGACATGCACGAGGTGATCACCCGCGTGCTCGACGACGGCGAGTTCCTGGAGGTCCAGGAGCTGTTCGCGCCGAACATCATCGTCGGCTTCGGGCGGGTGTCCGGGCAGAGCGTGGGCATCGTGGCCAACCAGCCGACGCAGTTCGCCGGCTGCCTGGACATCGACGCCTCCGAGAAGGCCGCGCGGTTCGTGCGGACCTGCGACGCGTTCAACGTCCCGGTGCTCACCTTCGTCGACGTGCCGGGCTTCCTGCCGGGCACCGACCAGGAGTGGAACGGCATCATCCGCCGCGGCGCGAAGCTGATCTACGCCTACGCGGAGGCGACCGTCCCGCTGATCACGGTGATCACGCGCAAGGCCTACGGCGGCGCGTACGACGTGATGGGCTCGAAGCACCTCGGCGCCGACCTGAACCTGGCGTGGCCGACCGCGCAGATCGCGGTGATGGGCGCGCAGGGCGCGGCGAACATCGTGCACCGGAAGACGCTGGCCGAAGAGGCCGCCAAGGAGAACGGCGACGTCGACGGCCTGCGCGCGAAGCTGATCCAGGAGTACGAGGACACCCTGTGCAACCCGTACGTGGCCGCCGAGCGCGGGTACGTCGACTCGGTGATCGTGCCCGCGCACACCCGCAGCCACCTGGCCCGCGCGCTGCGGCTGCTCAACGACAAGCGCGAGACCCTGCCGCCCAAGAAGCACGGCAACATCCCGCTGTAA
- a CDS encoding TetR/AcrR family transcriptional regulator — translation MDGKRQRANAGDGEKLREEILEAAEALLIEAGTEEALTLRAVARQVGVTTPSVYLHFAGKSALLEAVCLRVWHELAARMHDHASGVDDPLRALGRCGRVYANFALDHPVQYRVLMMRPTSGLSPGADACFRHIVQAVAACVDAGIMRGAPESLAVGLWSALHGCVTLLIAHPEFAWPADRDALIDGTIRMAGFGSVLASRIPREATPSSEALSAGLDALTKEWRGH, via the coding sequence GTGGACGGGAAACGACAGCGGGCGAACGCGGGTGACGGCGAGAAGCTGCGGGAGGAGATCCTCGAAGCCGCCGAGGCGCTGCTGATCGAAGCGGGTACCGAGGAGGCGCTCACGCTGCGGGCCGTGGCCCGTCAGGTCGGCGTCACCACCCCCTCGGTCTACCTGCATTTCGCGGGCAAAAGCGCGTTGCTCGAGGCCGTCTGCCTGCGGGTCTGGCATGAGCTGGCGGCGCGGATGCACGACCACGCCAGTGGCGTCGACGACCCGCTGCGCGCGCTCGGCCGGTGCGGGCGGGTGTACGCGAACTTCGCGCTCGACCACCCGGTGCAGTACCGCGTGCTGATGATGCGCCCGACCAGCGGCCTCTCGCCCGGTGCCGACGCGTGCTTCCGGCACATCGTCCAAGCCGTCGCGGCCTGCGTGGACGCGGGGATCATGCGCGGCGCCCCGGAGTCGCTGGCGGTCGGCCTGTGGTCGGCGCTGCACGGGTGCGTGACGCTGCTGATCGCGCATCCGGAGTTCGCCTGGCCGGCCGACCGGGACGCGCTGATCGACGGCACCATCCGCATGGCCGGGTTCGGCAGCGTGCTCGCCTCCCGCATCCCGCGCGAGGCGACCCCGTCGAGCGAGGCGCTGTCTGCGGGCCTCGACGCCCTCACGAAAGAGTGGCGCGGGCACTAG
- a CDS encoding thioesterase family protein yields MGNFQEATALVRRSETEFDAELDPQWSVGGKLHGGYLLAVLGRATAELAPAHPHLTAVSGSFSAPPDAGAAQVTVEVLRAGRGVTQLRARLAQDGKPRVEALVTQGLLDEADPWWSGIEPIDIPPEEDCVPAPARAPGAGFTVDLMNVVEQRLDPRVLGFTVGKPARGGVISSWQRLADGADWDPLSLLVGLDPVPPVSYDLGLSGWAPTVQFSAYVRRLPAPGPIRVRMTAGDVGGNRMDEVAHAFDSKDRLVAQAMQIAGVRH; encoded by the coding sequence ATGGGTAACTTCCAGGAGGCCACCGCGCTCGTCCGGCGCTCCGAAACCGAGTTCGACGCCGAACTGGACCCGCAGTGGTCGGTCGGCGGCAAACTGCACGGCGGCTACCTGCTCGCCGTGCTCGGCCGGGCCACCGCCGAGCTGGCCCCGGCGCACCCGCACCTCACCGCGGTCAGCGGCTCGTTCTCCGCACCGCCCGACGCCGGGGCCGCGCAGGTCACGGTCGAGGTGCTGCGGGCCGGTCGCGGCGTGACCCAGCTGCGCGCCCGGCTGGCGCAGGACGGCAAGCCCCGCGTCGAAGCCCTGGTCACGCAGGGTCTGCTGGACGAGGCCGACCCGTGGTGGTCCGGGATCGAGCCGATCGACATCCCGCCGGAAGAGGACTGCGTGCCCGCGCCGGCCCGGGCACCGGGCGCCGGGTTCACGGTGGACCTGATGAACGTGGTCGAGCAGCGGCTCGACCCGCGTGTGCTGGGCTTCACCGTCGGCAAACCGGCTCGTGGTGGCGTGATCTCGTCGTGGCAGCGGCTCGCCGACGGCGCCGACTGGGACCCGCTGAGCCTGCTGGTCGGCCTGGATCCGGTGCCGCCGGTCTCCTACGACCTCGGCCTGTCCGGCTGGGCGCCGACCGTGCAGTTCTCGGCGTACGTGCGGCGGCTGCCCGCGCCCGGCCCGATCCGCGTCCGCATGACCGCCGGCGACGTCGGCGGCAACCGGATGGACGAGGTGGCGCACGCCTTCGACAGCAAGGACCGCCTGGTCGCGCAGGCCATGCAGATCGCGGGCGTGCGGCACTAG
- a CDS encoding VOC family protein — protein MTDFCWLDLKTRDVTGTAEFFSAALGWRFAVDEQDWRKATKIYLGDRELGGVSDLANPVYPPETPPHLAFYLAVDDVDRRTAVALDHGARLVAGPFDAGDQGRLSTLLDPTGAAVSFWEARVPRVAGTAGQAGARLPGSRGGTGFLRERAG, from the coding sequence GTGACCGACTTCTGCTGGCTGGACCTGAAGACGCGGGACGTGACGGGCACCGCCGAGTTCTTCTCGGCCGCGCTGGGCTGGCGCTTCGCCGTGGACGAGCAGGACTGGCGCAAGGCCACCAAGATCTACCTCGGCGACCGCGAACTCGGCGGGGTGAGCGATCTGGCGAACCCGGTCTACCCGCCGGAAACCCCGCCGCACCTGGCCTTCTACCTCGCCGTCGACGACGTCGACCGCCGCACCGCGGTGGCGCTCGACCACGGGGCGCGGCTGGTGGCGGGGCCGTTCGACGCCGGGGACCAGGGTCGTCTGTCCACTTTGCTCGATCCGACCGGTGCCGCCGTGTCGTTCTGGGAGGCCCGCGTTCCGCGGGTGGCCGGAACCGCCGGGCAGGCTGGTGCTCGCCTGCCCGGATCCCGCGGCGGCACGGGCTTTCTACGAGAACGTGCTGGGTGA
- a CDS encoding DUF2804 family protein, which produces MRELPWRGDGSGPLDPTRLPAFRGLRPLKRWRYVGVYGPRLQLCVGLVRIAGAPQSFWAVHDRERGAFRERTVLRKAVDLAGDRVLFPGGELRLTSAGDRVEVVSRHGEHPIWTRKTPLRVHGWVDAGGERIEVDAPGLLDESAGYHARVTEWRWSAGCGTTTDGRPVVWNLVDGIHDGSSSERTVWVDGTAKEVPPVHFADDLSEVSGANETLRFTVEEERSRHDRLFLVDSAYRQPFGRFSGVVPGGVELAEGFGVMEAHSVRW; this is translated from the coding sequence ATGCGTGAACTGCCCTGGCGTGGTGACGGATCCGGACCGCTCGATCCCACGCGGTTACCCGCGTTTCGCGGACTGCGCCCCCTCAAGCGCTGGCGCTACGTCGGCGTCTACGGACCGCGCCTGCAACTGTGCGTCGGCCTGGTGCGGATCGCCGGCGCGCCGCAGTCGTTCTGGGCCGTGCACGACCGCGAGCGCGGCGCGTTCCGGGAGCGCACGGTGTTGCGCAAGGCCGTCGACCTGGCCGGTGACCGCGTGCTCTTCCCCGGCGGCGAACTGCGGCTGACCAGCGCCGGTGATCGGGTCGAGGTGGTCTCGCGGCACGGCGAGCACCCCATCTGGACGCGCAAGACCCCGCTGCGCGTGCACGGCTGGGTCGACGCGGGCGGCGAGCGGATCGAGGTCGACGCCCCGGGCCTGCTGGACGAGTCGGCCGGGTACCACGCGCGAGTCACCGAGTGGCGCTGGAGCGCCGGCTGCGGGACCACCACGGACGGCCGCCCGGTCGTCTGGAACCTGGTCGACGGAATTCACGACGGCAGTTCTTCGGAACGCACCGTGTGGGTGGACGGAACGGCGAAGGAAGTGCCGCCCGTGCATTTCGCCGACGATCTTTCCGAGGTCTCCGGTGCGAATGAGACCCTGCGGTTCACCGTCGAGGAGGAACGGTCCCGCCACGACCGGCTGTTCTTGGTGGACAGTGCTTATCGACAGCCGTTCGGCCGCTTTTCCGGCGTCGTTCCCGGTGGGGTGGAACTGGCCGAGGGCTTCGGGGTCATGGAAGCGCACTCGGTGCGCTGGTGA
- a CDS encoding TetR/AcrR family transcriptional regulator C-terminal domain-containing protein — MNAAPYARIVDEIKARIEAGELKPGDRVPSTRQITQDWGVAMATATKVLTTLRRAGLVRAVPGVGTVVRTTEVPAPPVRATRRRMAEAELSREAVVRRAIEIADAEGLPALSMRRVATDLGAATMSLYRYVPGKDELVLLMANACFGELLLPAEAPPGWRARLELAARTQWQTYRRHPWLAQVISMTRPQPLENLLRHAEWAIQALRELGLPRSTTLYFHLAVFGYVRGAAANLEPEAEAERETGLSADEWLETQETEFNRIVASGAIPAFADLARHDDFDLDLDVLFELGLRWTLDGIAASLERRDFPR; from the coding sequence ATGAACGCCGCGCCGTACGCCCGGATCGTCGACGAGATCAAGGCGCGCATCGAGGCGGGCGAGCTGAAGCCGGGCGACCGGGTGCCGTCGACCCGGCAGATCACCCAGGACTGGGGCGTGGCGATGGCCACCGCCACCAAGGTGCTCACCACGCTGCGCCGGGCGGGCCTGGTGCGCGCGGTGCCCGGGGTCGGCACCGTGGTGCGGACCACCGAGGTCCCCGCGCCGCCGGTGCGCGCGACCCGCCGCCGGATGGCCGAGGCCGAACTGAGCCGCGAGGCCGTGGTGCGGCGGGCCATCGAGATCGCCGACGCCGAGGGCCTGCCCGCGTTGTCCATGCGCCGGGTGGCCACCGACCTCGGCGCCGCCACCATGTCGCTCTACCGCTACGTCCCCGGCAAGGACGAACTGGTCCTGCTCATGGCGAACGCCTGCTTCGGCGAGCTGCTTTTGCCCGCGGAAGCACCTCCGGGCTGGCGGGCGCGGCTCGAACTGGCGGCACGCACGCAGTGGCAGACCTACCGGCGCCACCCGTGGCTGGCGCAGGTCATCTCGATGACCCGCCCGCAGCCGCTGGAGAACCTGCTCCGGCACGCGGAATGGGCGATCCAGGCACTCCGCGAACTCGGCCTGCCCCGGTCGACGACGCTGTACTTCCACCTCGCCGTGTTCGGTTACGTCCGCGGGGCCGCCGCGAACCTGGAGCCCGAGGCGGAGGCCGAGCGCGAGACCGGGCTGAGCGCGGACGAGTGGCTCGAAACGCAGGAAACCGAGTTCAACCGCATCGTCGCGTCCGGCGCCATCCCCGCCTTCGCCGACCTCGCCCGGCACGACGACTTCGACCTGGACCTGGACGTGCTGTTCGAACTGGGCCTGCGCTGGACGCTCGACGGCATCGCCGCCTCGCTCGAACGACGGGATTTCCCCCGCTGA
- a CDS encoding FAD-dependent monooxygenase, translated as MKNVLISGASVAGPALAHWLRRHGFAPTVVERAPAPRPGGQAIDLRGAARTVIERMGLLDAVRAAHTGVRGMANVDESGRRVVEFPAEALGDSGGIIAELEILRGDLVELLVGAAQDGVEYLFGDSITSLTEHADGVEVTFAEAGTRTFDLVVGADGLHSNVRALAFGPEREFVTDLGYQLAIFGLDAPPSLGDWQLMLNLPAANGVGGRMASLYPTPRGARGYLYFVAPTGFCGQKQAVAAAFEGAGWEVPHLLRGMWAADDFFTDRAAKVHVDGWSRGRVVLLGDAAFGGSVGMGTSMALVGAYVLAGELAAAGGDHRVAFAAYEAKLGDYVRANQRPMPGGTRAFLPSSALGIRLRNGVTRAMLAGPWRKLLTGDMQSKSESVELADYGVVVQGFGRGA; from the coding sequence ATGAAGAACGTCCTGATCTCCGGTGCCAGCGTGGCCGGTCCGGCGCTGGCCCACTGGCTGCGCCGCCACGGGTTCGCGCCGACCGTGGTCGAGCGCGCGCCCGCGCCCCGCCCCGGTGGGCAGGCGATCGACCTGCGTGGTGCCGCGCGCACGGTCATCGAGCGCATGGGCCTGCTCGACGCGGTGCGGGCCGCGCACACCGGCGTCCGCGGCATGGCCAACGTCGACGAGTCGGGCCGCCGGGTGGTGGAGTTCCCCGCCGAGGCGCTCGGCGACTCCGGCGGCATCATCGCGGAGCTGGAGATCCTGCGCGGCGATCTGGTCGAACTGCTGGTGGGGGCCGCGCAGGACGGGGTCGAGTACCTGTTCGGCGACAGCATCACCAGCCTCACCGAGCACGCGGACGGTGTGGAGGTCACGTTCGCCGAGGCGGGCACGCGGACCTTCGACCTGGTGGTGGGCGCGGACGGGCTGCACTCGAACGTGCGGGCGCTGGCCTTCGGCCCGGAGCGCGAGTTCGTCACCGATCTCGGCTACCAGCTGGCGATCTTCGGCCTGGACGCGCCGCCGTCGCTGGGGGACTGGCAGCTGATGCTCAACCTGCCCGCGGCGAACGGCGTCGGCGGGCGCATGGCGAGCCTCTACCCGACACCGCGCGGCGCGCGGGGGTACCTCTACTTCGTCGCCCCGACCGGCTTCTGCGGGCAAAAGCAGGCGGTGGCGGCGGCGTTCGAGGGGGCGGGCTGGGAGGTGCCGCACCTGCTGCGGGGGATGTGGGCGGCCGACGACTTCTTCACCGACCGGGCGGCGAAGGTGCACGTCGACGGCTGGTCGCGCGGGCGGGTGGTGCTGCTCGGGGACGCCGCGTTCGGCGGGTCGGTGGGGATGGGCACGAGCATGGCGCTGGTCGGTGCCTACGTGCTGGCGGGCGAACTGGCGGCGGCGGGCGGGGACCACCGGGTCGCCTTCGCCGCGTACGAGGCGAAGCTGGGGGACTACGTGCGGGCGAACCAGCGGCCGATGCCCGGCGGTACTCGGGCGTTCCTGCCGTCGTCGGCGCTCGGGATCCGGCTGCGCAACGGGGTCACGCGCGCGATGCTGGCCGGGCCGTGGCGCAAACTGCTCACCGGCGACATGCAGTCGAAGTCAGAATCGGTCGAACTGGCGGACTACGGCGTGGTGGTCCAGGGATTCGGTCGAGGCGCCTGA
- a CDS encoding acyl-CoA carboxylase epsilon subunit, with product MSENRPLLRVVRGTPADDELAALAAVIAAAASAGESRSEPPRRRSRWADRTANLRQPMQPGPGAWRASALPR from the coding sequence ATGTCCGAGAACCGACCGCTGCTGCGCGTGGTGCGCGGCACCCCGGCCGACGACGAACTGGCCGCGCTGGCCGCCGTGATCGCCGCGGCGGCTTCCGCGGGCGAAAGCCGGTCCGAGCCACCGAGGCGCCGGTCGAGGTGGGCCGACCGGACCGCGAACCTGCGGCAGCCGATGCAGCCGGGCCCGGGCGCCTGGCGCGCCTCCGCCCTCCCCCGCTGA
- a CDS encoding PPOX class F420-dependent oxidoreductase: MGVELSEAVRALVDGRNYAALATINADGGPQTSAMWVGRDGDDLLFSTVAGRLKDRNIRRDPRVSVTIMDREDPERYTEIRGRASITPDPERSLDHELSHKYDGRDAGPDAPGAERVIVRVVAERVTGHVR; the protein is encoded by the coding sequence ATGGGTGTGGAACTGAGCGAAGCGGTGCGGGCGCTGGTCGACGGGCGCAACTACGCGGCACTGGCCACGATCAACGCGGACGGCGGGCCGCAGACCTCGGCGATGTGGGTCGGCCGCGACGGCGACGACCTGCTGTTCTCCACCGTCGCGGGGCGGTTGAAGGACCGGAACATCCGCCGCGACCCGCGCGTCAGCGTGACGATCATGGACCGGGAGGACCCCGAGCGCTACACCGAGATCCGGGGCCGGGCGAGCATCACGCCCGATCCCGAGCGGTCGCTGGACCACGAGCTCTCCCACAAGTACGACGGCCGCGACGCCGGCCCGGACGCCCCCGGCGCCGAACGGGTGATCGTCCGGGTGGTCGCCGAGCGCGTCACCGGCCACGTGCGCTGA